The genomic region tcACCTTCTTTAAATCTTTAAATATTTCCGGAATAAAGAAATGTGAGTGACTAAACACTGATAAATACTCCATTCTAGACTTCTCGGTAGGTCGCTCAAAGCTACTGACGAAAACACGGAATTCCTCGGGCATATACAACTGCTGCATGCTGAACTCTGGCAAATTCTCCAAAATAATATGCTCGTAGTTAATGACATTGACAGCTGATTCTCTGTAGGCATTTCTTGAAAACCAATGCTTCATTGCATAGAAATTTTGAGCATCGGTTAGTACATGAAAGACTACATTCCTGGTCTCCTGCAAAACACCAAAAGGAACATCAGCAATGCCAAACCCAGAAGATGTTCAATCAGCAAAAGAGTATAAGTTGCCTGCATACCTCAGAACTACTAACAGATGAGTTGATGACAACGGAAGCGGCAAGCACATTTTTGGATAATATAATGTAGTGCCTATGATCTGGAACATTAAACTTATGGACAGGAGAGTCATCTGAATCCAATGTAGTTGATTTAAAATATTCTACTGTCAACCTCATATTAAGGCAATGATGACTTTTGGGCATCGTGTGAACACCAAGGTTGTATAAGTAGGCACTCTGCTTCATATGAAAATGAGCTTCATCGTCCGTCATATGAAGTATCTGGCGAAGCTTTTTGTCAACATTGTTACAATCCACAGTGCACGATTTGGCTCTTGCTATTGCACGGTCCATCCTCTCTATCTTCTTTTTTATGCTGAAAGCACAGGTCAAGTGTCATTCAGTAACAAACAATAAAATGCACAGTCACGACTGATAGTACTTTCCCAGTCAACCATACCGGATACAAATTCAAGATGAACACTAAGAAAAAATATACATGTAAGATGTAACAAAGCATTTCAACCCCATGCAATGCATAAATGATCTGCTGTCATAATTTCAACATACAAGATGGAACCATGAAATGCTAAACGGGGCAAGAAGAATAACAAGCATGCCGAATAAATACTCACAAGGATGGTAGATCAGCATCAACAATGGATTCACTTAGAACCCTCTCATGTTCTTGGATATTCTGCTTCAATTCACGAGTCAGTGCCTCCTTTCCTTTAAGTTTGGCAATGCTTGGGTAGTAAGATCGAGCCACAAATAGCTGATCTTTTAGTTTTTTTACAATGGCATCTTTCATAACTTCTTTGTGTTCAATGGACCAGAGACAGTAACTCCCGAATTCAAGCTGACAAGCCTTAGCCTTCTCCAATTCATCAGCACTTGGGACCCTGGGACGTCTCATGTTGTTGTCACTGAAATCCTGGCATCAATATATTCTCCAAATCATCAGTACTTCTCTTAAAAGAGTAACAAAATTACAGCTTGGGCTCAAGTAAGAGAAAGTAAGTATATATTAATGGGAAAATGAAGTTATGCTTCAGAAGGTAAATCATGACTTGTGTACAAAGAGAAACAGCAAAACAAGAGCCATCATACTTTTCTGGGTGGAACTGGAACTGGTACTGGCTTCGCTTGTTCAATTTTTGGTGCGGGGAGAACTGCATACAGTGCCAATTAGTGGGTCAGCATGACCAACTGAAACATGAGTACATCATGAGAAGAGAATCAGGTAGAGAAGATGCACTACACACGCATACATTGCTTGACCTTAGAAAAAAAAGTATGGTTAATTATCATCACATCCTAGATAAACACACCAGCATTTGTTCAGAATTATGTGTTAATAGTTTATTTTAAGATATAGTGGCAAAAAGGCCTGCACTGGAAACAAGTAACAGCGAAGATGGTGAGGTGCTGAAGCAAATTGAGTAAAAGGCCAACTATTTTTCAGTGTCCAGGTAACTGGTTCCTACAACATTATaatatttttcctgaaacatttcAAAATGATGTATATCTAAAAGTTCACTTACATGAATGGAATTTGGTGCATAATTGATTATGGTATTCTCATATATTCAATTAAACTTTATGTAACAGTGTTGCAGCCACTACTAACCTTTAACTTTATGTTCAGTATCAATTTGGTGATGCAAGTCTATATTGCCCTCGGAATTCTTTCCGTGCGCATCCTGAAAGAAAAAGAGTAACACATCAAGGATTCAAATTATCCAAAGCTGTAACGGAAAACACTAGTAATCTATGCAAAAATAATAACAGAATGTATTAACTGATTCTACAACATATACTTTTCACAGCCTTCATAGTGCATAATCATGAAGAAAGAGACTAGGGTGGAGAGATTAAATATAGTACTTCTTTGATATATCACTTTGTTTGTCATCCCTGTGGGGTGGTTTGTAGCTGTTTGCTTGAATTATTTCTGTATGCGTTTTCCATATTGTCCTATTCGGTCGAAGAGAGGTGGCACAGAAGAAGACAATGGTGAGGAGTGCACCATGTTTCCTTAAGCTGACAAAAAAACACCATCCAACTCAATTTGGTCTGCTTCAAGTAACCCCATATACTTCAGTGATACAGTCAGTCGATAAaattttctttaattttttttatGTAAGAGCTTATGCACAATTTCCTTTTAGCATAGGCCTAAACTAGCTGGTATTTGGAAAAAATGCCTACTCCTGCTGGTAAGTCTGAAACATGCTGATAGACAGTATGAGGAAGAGTGGCAGAAATGACTAATGTGAGAGTAGAGCAAGCATGGCCTGTTAATTTTAAACGAACTTGTGGGCTCATGTTTTGGCCTACTGAACAAAAGTCAGGACCAAAGTTCTGAACTGCTATTTCTCATGCTAGTGAACATCAAAGATTATGGGGTACTGTATCTTTTAGTTACAAGGCATGCTAGTAGGCATCACTAGTGTTATTAAGTTTCATgacattaatagcggagaacaaacaggGGCTAAAACCAAACACTAGAAGTGTCGAACAAAATACACATAGCTTTCGGTGGAATGATCTAGATGCGGTTATATGAGTTCATCACTGTCAGTACATAAGAAAAAAAAAATGCAAAGCCACTAACCTCTGACTCTGCGTTCACATCTCTACCACCCTGCCGCGGCACTTCATGTACAATCCTGTCTCTTTCTACCACTAAGCGATCGAATGAAGGCAAAGCAACCTCCTAAATGCAGCACAAATGAACACGTGGTAGCAGGAATCAGTCATACTATCCCAACCCATGACCATTTTCATAAAAAGCAGTCCATGAAAACTTGGACAAACGTCCGCATATAATTTTAATttttgttagaaaaaaaaagagaaagttacCTGTTGGGGGCGCTCATCCGTCACATACACTGCAGCAAACAACCAAAccaatcagaaaattggctcaagtAAGAAGGACAAAAACACCAGAATCCAGCACTAAACGACAATTAACGAAACAACACTCCCGGAACAGATCCGCCGGGAATGGCGCGGATCCGATCGAGTAAGCCGCGGCGCCACCCGCATTACCAAAATCCGGGTGGGGACAAGAGGGACGGGAAGAACTCACCGGCGGGGAAGCGGTTGAAAAGGAAGGCGATCGGCACGAGCAGCGAGCAGAAGACGAGCGCCAGCACCGCCAGCCGCGGGCCCCTCCGCCTCTTCGCCGGCGGCGCAGTCGCCTTCATAACCTCCTCCCCCTTCCCAAGACCctaatctccgccgccgccgccgccgccgcgtggcCCTCTACTGATCataccaccaccgccaccgccgcgaCGGGGCAGGGCAGCGGCGCGCAGATGAATGCCTCCCGATTGGGGCAATGGCACGGGAACCCCAGTGGCGCCGGGCC from Triticum aestivum cultivar Chinese Spring chromosome 4A, IWGSC CS RefSeq v2.1, whole genome shotgun sequence harbors:
- the LOC123085763 gene encoding probable galacturonosyltransferase 7; translated protein: MKATAPPAKRRRGPRLAVLALVFCSLLVPIAFLFNRFPAVYVTDERPQQEVALPSFDRLVVERDRIVHEVPRQGGRDVNAESEDAHGKNSEGNIDLHHQIDTEHKVKVLPAPKIEQAKPVPVPVPPRKDFSDNNMRRPRVPSADELEKAKACQLEFGSYCLWSIEHKEVMKDAIVKKLKDQLFVARSYYPSIAKLKGKEALTRELKQNIQEHERVLSESIVDADLPSFIKKKIERMDRAIARAKSCTVDCNNVDKKLRQILHMTDDEAHFHMKQSAYLYNLGVHTMPKSHHCLNMRLTVEYFKSTTLDSDDSPVHKFNVPDHRHYIILSKNVLAASVVINSSVSSSEETRNVVFHVLTDAQNFYAMKHWFSRNAYRESAVNVINYEHIILENLPEFSMQQLYMPEEFRVFVSSFERPTEKSRMEYLSVFSHSHFFIPEIFKDLKKVIVLDDDVIVQRDLSFLWNLDMGDKVNAAVKFCGLRLGQLRNLLGEAMYDPQSCAWMSGLNVINLEKWREYNVTENYLQLLEKFRNNDDEASLRAAALPISLLSFQNLVYPLDERLTLSGLGYQYGIEEKVIRTSASLHYNGNMKPWLELGIPNYRKYWKRFLARDERFMDECNVSP